TACCAGCACGACGCGCTCGACCGCCTCGCCGCGATGTACTGACGGGCCCGCTTTCCCCTTGACCGAGTATCGGGCATCCCGCGGTCAATCTCGCCGGGCGACGACCGGCACCTCGACGGTCGACTCGTCCGGCGCGTGGTGGACCGTGACGCCGACGGCCTCCCGCGAGTTGTAGAAGCCGGCGTCCGTCGTCGCGACGGTGAACCGGAGCGCATCACCCGCGCGCAGGCGGCGCTGGATCGCGACCATCTCGGCCCTGACCGTCCGCTCGTCCGTCCCGCGGAGGCGAAGCGGCGTCACCTGGTTGCCGACGAGCGTCGCGTCCCCGTCGCTGAGGTGGTAGAACTTGGCGAAGAGCTGCGCGTCGGGGCCGAGCGGGGAGACGCGCAGGGAGAGCCGCGGCGCGCCGAGCACCTCCAGGTCGCGCTCGATCGGGACGTCGAAGTGCGCCGCCGTCCCGGGCACGTGGTCGCCGTTGACCGGCGAGAGCTGGCTCGTCGAGGTCGGAACGAGGGTGTTGGCGATCGTCGTCGCGTCGAGGGAGGACGCGTCCGCGAGGTCGATCGTCCGCGCGTCGGCGTTCGCCGGCGGCAGGGCGTTCGCCCGGCGGAACCGACCGGTCTGGACCTCGTAGAAGGTGACCGGGGCGAGGTCGGCCGCGCCGCGCCCGGCGACGTGCTCGTCCAGCCACGCGAGCGCGAGGTCGTCGAGCACCCGACGCTGCTCCGCGCCCGCCGTGTCCGTGAGCGTGTGGCCGCCCTGGAACAGGACGAGCCGCGTCTCGACGCCGCGCTCGCGAAGCCCCTCGAACGTGCGGATCGCCTCGTTCGGGACGAACAGCGTGTCCGGCCACCCCGAGACGAGGAGCGTCGGCGTCTCGACGGCGTCGAGCTTCCGCCCCGGCGAGCGCGCGGCGTAGTACGCCCGCCCCTCGTCGGGGAACTCGTTGGTCGCCGTCGCGTACAGGATCGTCCCGTGGACCTCCGGATCGAGGCCGTTCTCCACGTCCTCGTACGTCGGCCAGCCGTCGCCGGAGGTGAGGCCGCGCGATCCCGTGATGCCGGTCGCGTAGAGCAGCGCGTCCCAGCCCGCCTTGACCACGCCGTTCGGGGCCAGCGAGTAGGGGAGGTCGTTCCACGCCCACCGCGGGACGATGGCGTCGAGGCGCGGCTCCTCCGCGGCCGCCTCGAGCTGGATCCCGCCCGCGTAGGAGACGTTGTCCATGCCCACCGTCGGATCGCCCGGCGCGTCGGTCGCCACCGTCGGGCGCGCGGCCAGCCAGTCGAGCAGCGCGCTCACGTCGCGCACCTCGTTCGGGCCGTCGACGCCGACCCGACCGCCGCTCTCGCCGAACCCCCGCGAGTCGTACGCGAGGACGGCGTACCCGTGGCCCGCGTAGAGATCCGTCAGCCGCCGCACCCGCTCGCTCCCGTGGTCGCCGCCCCAGCCGTGGGTCATGAGCACCGACGGGAACGGCCCCTCGCCGTCGGGCGTCGTGAACCGCCCCGCCAGGGTCGTCCCGTCGAACGAGTCGATCTCGACCGGGCGACCGGAGTAACCGCTTCCGGTCGCCGCGGCGGTGCGCACGCTCGCACCCGCGGTCGCGCCCGTCGCGGCCGCCGCCAGCGCCCCGAGCGCCCCCAGCACCGCCCGCCTCGTCGGTCGGTCGCGCATGGACGGTCACTCCCGCCGTGAGGGCAACCCGCTGTCGCCGGGCATGACCGGGGTACTATGTCGGTCACCGCAACGGGTACCTCGCGTCGGCGTGACGAGGAACGCGTAGATGCGAACGAGTCTCAACGTCCCCGACGACCTCGTCGAGGAGTTCGACCGCGTGTGGAGGGAACAGGGGTTGGACAGCCGGTCGCGGGCGGTCAGGGAGGCGATGCTCGAGTACGTCGAGTCGCACTCGCGCCTCGAGGCGATGACCGGCGAGATCGTCGCGCTCGTGGGGTTCGACTACCGTCACCACGAGGTGATCCGGGAACTCCACGCCGTGCAGCACGACTATCAGGACGTCATCCTCAACACGAGTCACACCCACCAGGGGGAGTGGTGTCTGGAGTCGCTGTTCTGTCGCGGGGAGGCGAAGCGGGTGCGCGAACTCACGTACCGACTCCGCGACTTCGACGGCGTTCGTCGGGTGAAGGTCATGGTGATCCGGGAGCGCGCGTGATCGCCCGGCGTTCGGAGGCCCACATACTTGCTCGCCGCGCGCGAACGCCCGGTCGTGTCGAACCGACCGGCGCGGACCGCGCTCGTGACGGCGCTCGGCGACCGGCGACGGCACCTCGTCGCGCTCGCGCTCGTCGCGGCGGCGTTCGGGGTCGCGGCCGTCCTCGCGTCCAGCGTCGCGTACTACGCCGCGGCCCTGATCGCCTTCGCGGTCTGGATGGGCTGGTTCGTGCTGACGGCCGTCGACTGGCTAGACCGCGCGGACTTCTGAGGCGGTGCGCTCCCCGACGACACCGATCCCCGGACTCTCGTCTCCGCTGGCCGACGGTCAGGCAGTCCCCTCGTCTTCCGGGTAGAGGACGCGACCGTCGCGGATCTCGGCGAACCGGGTCAGTTCGTGTTCGTCGGCGCGATCGGGACCGAAGACGTGGACGACGTCGTGACCGCGGGCGACGAGCCAGTCGGCGACGATCCGCCGGTGACAGCGCCAGTAGACCGCCTCGGCGCACGTGATCGCCGGCGTCCGCTCCGCGGCGAGCGCGATCAGTTCCTCGAGGGCGTCCTGGAAGTCCGCGGTGAGCGCGTAGTCGGCGTAGGCCCGGAAGGAGGCGTTCTCCCAGGCGGCGTTCGGCGACGCCGAGAGGGGACTCGAACGTCGGCCGCCGAGCGCCTCGATGTGACGGTACTCGATCCCGTGCTCGCCGAGGGTTTCGGCGAGGGCCTCCGCGTCGAACTGCGGGTTGCGTTCGGAGCCGGGAAAGCGGCGAACGTCGACGACGAGCGTCACTCCGTGAGCGCGCACCGTCTCGACGAACTCCTCCGCGGAGCGCGAGGAGTGCCCGACGGTGTAGAACCGGGCCATACGACGGGTAGGCGACCGACCCGGGTATGCGTTCGGACCGCTACCGGAGGACTTCGATCGAACGCGGCCGTCCCCAACGAGGGGGAAGGATCGCGACAACTTCGGCCGCAGGGGAAGCAAAGATCCTACTCGGGCGAGTCCTATCGGGTACCATGCGCCAG
The Halomarina pelagica DNA segment above includes these coding regions:
- a CDS encoding CocE/NonD family hydrolase, coding for MRDRPTRRAVLGALGALAAAATGATAGASVRTAAATGSGYSGRPVEIDSFDGTTLAGRFTTPDGEGPFPSVLMTHGWGGDHGSERVRRLTDLYAGHGYAVLAYDSRGFGESGGRVGVDGPNEVRDVSALLDWLAARPTVATDAPGDPTVGMDNVSYAGGIQLEAAAEEPRLDAIVPRWAWNDLPYSLAPNGVVKAGWDALLYATGITGSRGLTSGDGWPTYEDVENGLDPEVHGTILYATATNEFPDEGRAYYAARSPGRKLDAVETPTLLVSGWPDTLFVPNEAIRTFEGLRERGVETRLVLFQGGHTLTDTAGAEQRRVLDDLALAWLDEHVAGRGAADLAPVTFYEVQTGRFRRANALPPANADARTIDLADASSLDATTIANTLVPTSTSQLSPVNGDHVPGTAAHFDVPIERDLEVLGAPRLSLRVSPLGPDAQLFAKFYHLSDGDATLVGNQVTPLRLRGTDERTVRAEMVAIQRRLRAGDALRFTVATTDAGFYNSREAVGVTVHHAPDESTVEVPVVARRD
- a CDS encoding CopG family ribbon-helix-helix protein yields the protein MRTSLNVPDDLVEEFDRVWREQGLDSRSRAVREAMLEYVESHSRLEAMTGEIVALVGFDYRHHEVIRELHAVQHDYQDVILNTSHTHQGEWCLESLFCRGEAKRVRELTYRLRDFDGVRRVKVMVIRERA
- a CDS encoding DUF488 domain-containing protein — translated: MARFYTVGHSSRSAEEFVETVRAHGVTLVVDVRRFPGSERNPQFDAEALAETLGEHGIEYRHIEALGGRRSSPLSASPNAAWENASFRAYADYALTADFQDALEELIALAAERTPAITCAEAVYWRCHRRIVADWLVARGHDVVHVFGPDRADEHELTRFAEIRDGRVLYPEDEGTA